The following DNA comes from Fundulus heteroclitus isolate FHET01 chromosome 1, MU-UCD_Fhet_4.1, whole genome shotgun sequence.
GCAAGTCGTCTGACGGCCCTGAACAACAGGGGACTCCAAAGCTATGTCCTTTATTGCATCAAAATAAGTCTCCAAGTAAAGGTACATGATTtcaaacgtaaaaaaaaacagcagcttgcAGCTAGCTAACACttcacaaaacacacagattTCACCTCCACTAAAAGTACTTTTGCAGTGCATTTTATTACTTAGAAATGGCACTGACAAATAGCTTTAATGTTCCTATGTATCGGTTGACACTGAATACTATCTCTGCAAAAATAAACTGTGAAAAGATATAAATATTCTGACAGAGTGAGTTACTTCCCTGGCTGAATCTGTAGGATGTAGCGGGACAAACATACATGAACTCAAACTGAACTTAAATTCTCCGGCTCAGTCCAGTTGCACTTACTAAACAATTGGATTGTATCGCCACCTTGTCACGCTTGATGAGTTACCAAGAAGCCACGATAAAAAGAGGTGATAAGGGAGCTTAGACTTAGTTTAATCCAGATGTGTTTCTGCTCCGTCTCTGAGATGTTTGATCCCAGCTCTGCAAATCAGCAGCAGACAAAACAGAGCTGTCATCACAGCGTAAGATTTTAGCACAACTTGGATGGCTGCTGGGAAGTCGGGATGGGACCAAACCGACGAGTCGTCTCCGAGATGCAGATATACCAGCAGACGGATCTGAGCAGCCCGCCGACCCTGGAGCCAGCAGTAGTACACTCCTAAATGatgaaaacaatttaaagatgcattttttATGTTGTATGGTTCTTATTTAATGTAATCACAAAGTTCAAACATTGTGCCtacagcaaaagaaaacacagcttCTGGATATAGGTAGTACATGAGTAGGAGTAAGAGTACCTGAGTCCTGGGTTTGTGCTGGATGAAACACCAAGTGGTGCCCGGTATCTATCTTTATCCTCGGGGCAAAGTGGCTAAAGTTCCCCCCTGATGTTTCCTCGGTCCTGTAGATCGCTTTAGATCCTTGATCCCAAGCGACGGCCATGTTGGGACGTGCTCCAGGGCACCCCAGGGCGAGAACACGGTCTGCCGGGTGGCTCAGGAAGAACACGGCTACAGGCACCGGCATAGACGCAGAACTTTGACACAGAAGCAGATTTACACAGCcatgtttattgtaaatatattttgataTTGTCTGAATAGCTTGTTATTTATTACTGATCTAGTATGTAATTCTGTCAGTCtattttttgccactgtcacattcaaatttacccattgtgggacaataaagttatttcTTATCTAATCTTGATTACTGCATCATTTTACAttattgtgtaaaataaatcctGAAAAGAATTTTATTACCGTATTAAGGATTGACTCTAATTGATGATAAACCCCTAAAATGAGTATGTAGTTGGGATAAATTCTATAGTGTGAACTACTGTTTTACACTCTTAGTTCCACATTAACTTCAATCAAGATCAGTATATTtaaatctgattaaaaacaagCTTATTTGATCAGGACTTTTTCGtcactttaaaggagcaataagtgacttttcaccactaggtggggcttgagcacagtctgtagaccaaaacaagatgtgcatcaagccacgcctctctctacctccactccagcaGAAACCCGGCTCCCATTTGCCCTCCGCTGCTCACAGTCGCCTCCTATgagcatatttgcaaaggataaatacccAGCAAAACAGCCTCACCTTTCGGAGCAACATGTCTGgtgaagaagtaactcataacttactaatgctgttagcaagagaaggTGTTGACCCGCTGGGCGGGCTCTCCACTATCTTGTGCCAAGGCAACACCACTCTGGTGGTGGGATTTAACGGGCAGGGAGGGTTTAAGCCCtcagtggcagctgttcacgtacACGTACGTGCACACGTGGCTGGCACGGCTATATAAACGAGAGACTGGGGAAAACTGGAGAAGGGGTGGAGCACGACCTTATTCTATGGTCAATCTAAAAAGATGCTCTGAGTTCTTcactaaacaatttttttgttttttttttctatctaaaataatgattttttttttgcttgttgctCCTTTAGGTATTATCTTaagaaataacacaaaatacTATGTCAACATTTCTATTCCATGCCCTCCATCTCTACTTCAGACTCATACTTGGTTGTGGAGCTGGAGGTGCACTGTGTTATAAAAGTTTGTGTAAAGCAAAACGtaattttttaaagattgaagtggatttaaaaaaaaaaatcccacaactTCTAAATCTCAGGATGTgaaattcttttctgtttttaatggctCAGCATGGAACAGCAATGTTTAATCCTGGACATAAATATAGCTTTCACAAAAgggaacaaaaccaaaaaagacctacagatttttttcttctctcttcgTGTTATAGTTAAAACCAAATGACATCTTAGCTTTAATTGGCATTTAAAGTAACCTATTAAAGCTGATTTTCAAAAGCACATCCTCACCTGTACCCAAGAAATGCCATCAAAGCGACCAGCTTTGAGGGAGGAGGAGGTTCAGGTGGACACGTAACTTCGCAGCGTCTGACTTCCACCTTTGGCCCCTGCTTGAGACGGCTGAAGGACACGGGCACTGCCTCTGAGCCGCAGGAAGCTACCGTCTGATTGGCCCATCTGTAGCGTACATGCAGGAACCGGGAGTGAATGTAGCAGAGTCCAACACGGACCTGCTCACCTGGAACGCCACAGCGGTCGCACACCGACCACGTCTGGAAGCTGATGAAAACCTGATACAAGGGCTGTGATTGGGTGACCAAGCTGCCTCTataccttttcttctttctacgTTCTTCAGAGAACCTGAAGGTATCAAATCAGAGAGCTGTTGTTGGTTTGAATAAGCAACAATAACCTTTGTCACAAACAAAGTTTTCAGGGCTTTCTCCTAACCTGGGGGTGAAACTGAGCGTAGGAGCTTCCTGAATGTCCAGGTCATAACCATAGAAGAAGTCCTTACGGGCAGAGCCGCAGATGTAGAGGCCAGAGTCACTGGGTCCCACTCTGAATATCAGCAAACTAAAGAGCCGGATGGAGAATCGACTCCGCAGGTCGCTGCTGTGAGGGACCTGACTTGTGTCCAGCAGCTTGTTCCCATGGTAATCTGTCAGAGCTTTGGTCTCATCAGAGCTGCCCCGGTGTTTTCTGAAGAACCAAACAACCGACTGGACCTGAAGCAAAAACAAGAGGGAATCAATCTGAGAATTTAGCCTCATGACCGTAGGCGACCTCCATGATGTTGTTCAGCTAGCTCTGCTCCAGCTGAACCTTTCACTCTCACTTTGGTTCAGCCTTCAAAACCATTTACCTTACAAGCagactggcaaaaaaaaatcaggtttcaTGAAGGAAAAGATTGAAAGGtaaatttgctttttgttacAGAGGTTCCTTTGACTGAGAAGCTGAGCAGCCATGTTTGCCAAACGAGGGATGCCATAAAAAACTGGACTACAGCTGTCTGCAAATTAATTTTAGATATTCCTTATCTTTAATGGATTTTGACTAcagtgtttgatta
Coding sequences within:
- the LOC105938329 gene encoding Ig-like V-type domain-containing protein FAM187A, with protein sequence MFLTCAFFLVVCAEVWSYEAPEDKQDVFASRACPAFLSFTNAAYIAGVTVELPCHCKPQEVQSVVWFFRKHRGSSDETKALTDYHGNKLLDTSQVPHSSDLRSRFSIRLFSLLIFRVGPSDSGLYICGSARKDFFYGYDLDIQEAPTLSFTPRFSEERRKKKRYRGSLVTQSQPLYQVFISFQTWSVCDRCGVPGEQVRVGLCYIHSRFLHVRYRWANQTVASCGSEAVPVSFSRLKQGPKVEVRRCEVTCPPEPPPPSKLVALMAFLGYSSASMPVPVAVFFLSHPADRVLALGCPGARPNMAVAWDQGSKAIYRTEETSGGNFSHFAPRIKIDTGHHLVFHPAQTQDSGVYYCWLQGRRAAQIRLLVYLHLGDDSSVWSHPDFPAAIQVVLKSYAVMTALFCLLLICRAGIKHLRDGAETHLD